One Rhinolophus ferrumequinum isolate MPI-CBG mRhiFer1 chromosome X, mRhiFer1_v1.p, whole genome shotgun sequence genomic window, ccaaatgggacacatgtctatcggataccctacaaaatctttacaacattattgattacgttccccagattaattttcaaaaccccgtggccatcttgtggttactgattgttttctaatccccttaccttcccccttacccccaccccctcgcccctctagcaacgctcagtttttcttctttgtctccaaaactgtttctgattagttcattcacttattcttttctttagattccgcatataagtgagatcatatggtacttatctttctctgtctgacttatttatttcatataagatatttttgaaagaaattgaagaagacacaaagaaatggaaagatattcgtgctcatagattggaagaatcaacatagttaaaatggccatattacccaaagcaatatacagatttaatgcaattcccatcaaaatcccaatggcattttttaacgaaatagaaccaaaaatcatcagatttgtttggaaccacaaaagactccaaatagccaaagcaatcttaacaaaaaagaacagtactggaggtatcacactccctgactttagcttgtactacaggtctacaataatcaaaacagcatggtattggcagagaaacagacacatagaccaatggaatagatttgagaacccagaaattaaaccacataaatatggacagataatttttgacacagaAGCTAAAAGCATACaatagaggaaagacagcctctttaataaatgtgatgggagaattggatagccacgtgcaaaagaatgaaaatgaactgCTATcagtcaccatgtatcaaaattaattcaaaatggatcaaagacttaagcataagacctcaCACAGTAAACttcatagaggaaaacataggtactaaacttatggaccttgggttcaaacagcattttatgaatttgacttcaaaggcaatggaagtaaaagctaaaataaacgaatgggactatatgaaacttaaaagcttctgcacagcaaaaaaaaccatcgacaaaataaagaggcaaccaattgaatgggagaagatttttgcaaacagtgcctccgataaggggctaatatccaaaatatacaaggaactcatgaaactcaacaacaaaaaaacaaacaacccaattgaaaaatgggcagacgacctgaagagacatttctccaaagaggacatacaaatggcaaatagacatatgaaaaaatgctcaacatcactaatcatcagagaaatgcaaataaaaaccacaatgagatatcacatcaccccaattagaatggctattatcaagacaaatagtaacaagtgttgcagaggctgtgcagaaaagggaaccctcatacacttttggtgggaatgcagattggtgcagccgctatggaaggcagtgtggaggttcctcaaaagactatgaatagaattaccatatgacccagcaatccctcttctgggtatctacccaaaaaatctgaaaacatttatccataaagacacgtgtgctccaatgttcattgcagctttgtttacggtggccaagacatggaaacaaccaaaatgttctttgatagatgaatggataaagaagttgtggtatatatacacaatggaatactattcggggataagaaaagatgaaataggaccatttgtgacaacatggttggatcttgagattataatgctaagcgaaataagtcagacagaaaaagcggagaaccatatgatttcactgatatgtggtttataaaccaaaaacaacaaaagaacaagacaaacaaatgggaaacaaaaactcatagacacagacaatagtttagtggttaccagagggtaaggggtgaagTGGTTTGTAGATGAGGATAAAGtcgatcaaatatatgttgatggaagaagaactgactctggatggtcaacacacaatgggatttatcgataatgtaatacagaattttacacccaaaatctatgtaactttagtaacaattgtcaccccagtaaacttgaattaaaaataaacattaaaaaaaaggaaaagaaaagaaagttatgtACAAAGCTGTAATATACAAAAACAGTATGGTACCTGTCTTAAATCTGAAATGTAAACCATTGGAACAGAATTACGTACCGAagaataaacccatgcatatatggtcaactaatcaTTTACAAAGGCACCAAGAATACGCAATGGAGAAAGGAtgatctcttcaataaatggttttgggaaaacttCATAtctacatgaaaaagaataaaatcggACCCCTGGCTAACACAACTCACAAGAATTAATTtgaaatagattaaagacttcaaCTGTACAcctctaaaaagaaaacataggaaaaaagtttattgatattctcttaacattgagcattttaaaaatatgacactactgactcagggtggtgaacacacaatgggatttatgacgatgtaatacagaattttacacctgaaatctatgtaattttactaacaattgtcaccccaataaattaaaaaaaaaacaaaaaaaagtatgacACTAAAAGTACAGGcagcaaaaacagaaatgaacaggTGAAACTATGTCACTTAATTTCTGCATAGCAAatgaacactcaataaaatgaaaagtcaacatatggaattggaaaagatatttgcaaacaaattGTTTGATAAAGCAGTAATGTCCAATATATtgaaggaactcatacaacttgaTGGAAAAATAACAACCTGattaaaagtgggcaaaggacctgaatggACATTTTCAAGGGAGACATGCAAATGGTCTACAGGTAAATGAAAAAACATAACAAGTGTGcagccaacaaaacaaaaataatcaattggactacatcaaactgaaaagcttctgtcCAGCAAAGTAagcaatcatcaaaatgaaaagaaactttataaaatggtacaaaataTTTGGTGTCTGATAAGGaattgatattcaaaatatatgaggaTCCTCATACAACCCAATTGCAAAAAATATCTGGTTTTGATATGGGCAGAGGaagtaaatagacatttttttcccaaagacaaCATACAAATTATCAACATGttcatgaaaaggtgctcaacatccctattcatcagggaaatccacatcaaaaccagaatgagatataacctcacacctattagaatggctcttaccaaaaagagaagagacaagtGTTGGAGAACCTGAAGAGAAAAGGCAACACTTGTGTTCTCGTGGCAcaaatgtaaatttgtacagctCCTATGGACAACAggatggaggttcttcaaaagttaaaaatagactgactctgggtggtgaggacgcaatgtgatatataggtgatgtattacagaattgtacacgtgaaatctatgtaattttactaaccattgtcaccccaataaatttaattaaaaagtagaactgctatatgatctagcaatcccctTTCTGGGTATATGaccaaaataaatcaaatcacTTTATGGCAGAGATATCTGCATtcctacattcattgcagcattttcacaataaccaagatatggaagcaacctaaatattAGTctacaggtaaatggataaagaaaatgtgatatataatggAATGTAATTCAGccgtgagaaagaaggaaatctttccatttgcaaaaagatggatggaccttgagggcattatgcgaagtgaagtaagtcagaaagagaaagaaaaataatgtatgatcccacttatatgtgaaatctaaaaaaattgTGCTCATAGAAACAGATAGTAGAAGGATGGTTGCCAGGGCTTGGGAGGTAGAGGATATGTGGAGATAtcagtcaaagggtacaaacttcgagttataaaatgaataagttctgggcaTCTAACATGCAGtgtggtgactgtagttaacaatactgtattatatacctgaaaattgctaagagagtagaccttaaatgttctcactacaaaaaaaaaaaaaaaaaaggtaattatgtgatgtgatgaaGGTGCTACCTAACCACATCTTACTGTGgtaataattttgcaatatacacataCATCAAATCACCACATTGTACAacttaaacttacataatgttatatgtcaattatgattcaataaagctgggaaataaaaagaaaaatgatgatatAGAAGAGGATTTAATTATAGGAGCTATATTCTTAGGTAGTGAAGAAAATCCAGTACCCAGTGTTGTGAGTTCAATTGTGTTCCCCATAAAGACATATTCAAATCTACCTATAAActtgaccttatttggaaatagggtctttgcagatgtaagcaagttaagatgaggttatactggattagggtgggcttTAATACAATAATTTGCATATTTATGATAAGAGCAAATTTTGGACACAGGCAGACACAGACAGGGGTAGTGTGCCATTTGATGATGGAGGCAAAGATGGTGTGCAGGGTCCCAATCAGTCAGTGAGAAAGGATATACAGGTAGGAGTACAATGAAGAAACAACAGAAAGTGCTGGGATCATTTAGGGTACCAAGTACCTCTGAGTGCATGGGGACAACTTTGGTgagaaataaagctgaaaatgtaGATTAAAACCAATTTCTCAGTATCCcgatttatatttgatttttcaaaaatatagttTAGTGTTTCCACTTGCTTCAACCTAAGCAGATGTGATCTTACCCTGAGAACTGTAGAGGGCAGTCTGACACTTGCTATGGGAGATCCGAAACTAAAATGCAAACTCATTTATTCTAAATGGTAACACTTCATATATCTTACTGGGGTTGCATTACAAGTCATCAAAAGCAACTAATCAACTATGTGAAATCATTAACAAAACCTGTTGTTACTGGTGTCATATTGAGAAAAAGTCTGGTAAATTGacaaaatttttacatttccattGATAAACATTTACATTGATAAAATTTTTCCATTGTAAAAACTGTTTCATAGTGACCAGAGTGATAAATATCAATCCTATTTTATGGGTGAGAAAATACAAAGTGAGACAATGCCTTTAATAGCATTTATACAATGAATCAAACACAGAACcaaaacaactgatttttgtgaaATCTATTATTTGGTTTCAAGGAGATTAAAGATATATCTCCATTTCAGTTGCTTTTGTGGTAATATTTGAATGCAGCTAAAGACCCTTTGTAAACCAAGCCATTTGTTacttttataaatgataataacTTATACAATACTGCTTTCACATGCACTACctgatttaattctcacagcataACCGTATTATATACACTAAACATATTCGTTTCCTCACTTTACCAACTGGttaactgaaactcagagagggtAAATTGCTTTCCCAAAGTTATAAAGCCAGTAAATAACAAATTTAGAACTAAATTAGAACCTAGGCTTGTCACTGACTAATCCTTTGCCATTTATACTATCCCTACTGCCTCCCTTAGTTTAATATAATTTAACAATTTCTGTCAGGTTTAGGAGAGACATAAAACAGCTTTGCAAGTATTTATTACTATACACACTCTCATTGAGGATTAAAGCTCGTCACATTCAATGTAAAATACactataaattttctttaatatttttggtcATCGATCTGAGTATTCAATGAGATTGATGAAAAAAGTGTACATggggtaataaatatttttgttgttattattaatagaGTCAAATAAAGGTAACATTTTAGTTGTGGCTCTGGGTCATTTTTTCCCTAATCATAACATGTAGCACTGAGCATTCATCCACAAATTATTGGAGCCAAGTATGTCACTAAGAAGAAAAggttgttaaaaagaaaagatgatgtttttattattggaAGTTATGATGCTTGCTTTAGTAATTCAGCTTTGGTACTGCAAATATTGTCCTTGccagcacatttaaaaaaaatattgacaataagAACACCAGCTCATGATCAAATGGGTATAGCTCTATTTAAATTCTTCTCCCTCCATAAATCTCCTTCATTCTGGGAAAGAGTCCAATTCTGACAATCTCATGTGTTCTAGGGTGTAGAATCTTTCATTTGAGGAGCATCAAAGCAGTCCTAAGGGGCTCTTAAAAAAGGACAGAAGCCTGAGAGGGAGACTTCAAAATGCTGGCCAGGAGACAAATAAAACACACTTCACttttaaatgaatgcaaaatattgTGTGTCATAGAGATTATTCccaatgtgtaatttaaaaaacattggcCTGTGTTCACAAAGAAGGGGGCATACTTACCCTAACCTTCAAATAATAAgtattcaaaatgtgtttttcatgAAGATTCTCATTCATAAGTTTAGACTTGTCATTTTTATTAGccaaatgacattaaaatatcttgggaaaagagaaaaacaaaactgtttttctcttccattctatTTTAAGTAAACTAATTGAAATGATTATCTTCCATTCATAATTTGAAAAGTGTCTAGTTAATAGATTTGGGGAGAATGGGGGATGGTACTTACATTTCTAAGGAAGCTCATTTGAAATACAAATGTGTAGTTAGTAGTtgagcatttattttcattcagagGAAAAAGTAAAGTAAGTGCAAGTCCTCTTCTACTGCCTAAATTCTCCAGTTGCATTTTTTCTCTCATCATGCCCATTGAATTGTCTTACATACTAAAGAATGTGCATTGGTTAGAACTCTTCCCTGTTCATCAGTGATAATCTCATTGGTCCAGAATGAATATAGCTAGTCATAGAAAGTGCCTTGTTTCTCCTAGAATTGACTGTGTTACTGGCTTTATCCTCTTAGAGAGTTAGAACTGGATTTAGAAACATTGGCTTTAGTCAGATTCTCATGATCCCAGAGTTCTACAATAAGTCTCTGCTTCTGGAAGTTTCTGTGGCACTAATCTCATTTACATAAGTGTATTACtgagataaaggaaaataatccttaaaaataaaaggcagaacaTGTAGTACAAAAAGATCCataacccagagtcagttcttctctTCTACAATCCCCGTTCCACCCCccatcctctggtaaccactaaaaggttgtctgtgtctataatttttgtttctttcttttgttcatttgttacattcagttttatatcccacatgtgagtgaatacacaatgtaatatatagatgtactatagaaatgtacacttgaaacctatataattttactaaccaatgtcacctcaataaatttaataaatgaaaaaagaaaaacgatcCATGATTTGATAATAGTGAATACTAAGGGAAATCCTGATTTAAAACTGTTACATATAATACGTGTCTGGCTTGTTGCTATTATAACTATACTAACACATCTTTAggaagatgtcattctttttctttgacaTAATATGacctaatttattaatttcaaaactgaattttGCAGTAGGTCACTCTTCAAGAATCCACACcaaaaacatattaaattatatatttttaattatatagcaTCACATATTAAAGGACACATATATTGGACATTAGATAGCATagtgaaaatacttttaattagatttttaagaTCAAGGAAACATTCACCAAAGGGATGATTTTTGTAGTAGTATTTCATAAGAAATGAAAGGATTTCTGTGAATAAACTGCAGTGAGATCATATCAAAATGTGCCTCCATGTAGTTAAATGattttacatgttatttaaaattgatCACAAAAAAAATATTGGTGAACCCCTATCAAGTACAAAAGTCATTAAATATTAGTTGATCTTTCTGGTTTTAATGGATCAACAGATTCAATGATTCCTAAGACTGTTTGTTGTACAGAAAGTATAACTTGTCTGCATAAAGTTATTaaggtaaataataaaaagagaatggataaagaagttgtggtatatatacacaatggaatactattcggtggtaagaaaagatgaaataggagcatttgtgacaacatggatggatcttgagattataatgctaagcgaaataagtcacacaggaaaagcagagaaccatgtgattttactgatatgtggtatatgaaccaaaaacaacaaaagaacaagaaaaacaaatgagaaacaaaaactcatagacacagacaatagtttagtggttaccagaggataaggggggggtgggtagtagatgagggtaaagggaatcaaatatatggtgatggaaggagaactgactctgggtggtgaacacacaatgggagttatagacgatgtaatacagaattgtacacctgaaatctatgtaactttactaacaattgtcactacaacaaactttaatttaaaaaaaagtaaataaataaaaacaatgtatgcTAGaatgcaatctttttttttttttttttaagattgtattacttgattttattttacactaGGTGGTGGGCACAAAGAAATCTTCCTTAATAAAGTTGACAATTAATTTCattcagaacatttttaataatgaacattaaaaaaaagtattcttacAAAGTCTTCTGCAATCCAAATATACAATAGCTTGGAAAACAACgtttagaaaacaaaagccaatgtaaaaagacagattaaaacAACTAGAACATAGGTTTTATATGGCTctgattttacagttttcttaCTGCATCATCAATGTCAGAAATCTGTTCCTTCAGCTGGCTCCACTGCTCAGGATTTAAAGAAATACCTTTTCTTCCTGGTTTCATTTCACCCTCTGGATCCATCCAATATTCTCTAATATCAATTAGGACTTTCCCTTTAAAGTCTCGAACGCTGACGTACCTCATCTTTCCAATCTGAAACATGTTATCATCTCTGCTGCGGCTACTCTGCTTAGAAGATGCCAGGGCTCTTGAAGTTTCACcagttttttgcttctttacagGTTTTTCTGGAGtaacttgctttttcctctttaacTTTTTGTCAACTTCACTGTCAGAATCGCTGCCAGAAGAGCTTGAAGAAACAAGTTCCTTTGATTTAGGCATTGCTCCGTTCCTGCAGTCTAACAACCTAGTGCTCGCTCGCTCGCGACTGACAGACAACCAGACGTCTAGAATGCAATCTTGATTAACACTATTGAGGATTGGAATTATGTTTCTACCTAATTGTATTATAGTTATTGTAttgtgaaaatgattttaaagaagaAGGTATAGCTTAGAATCTATTCTGAGATTGTACAATTTGAcccatatattatttttctttgaaaataagagtGACAATAGATTGAGCAGTGACAAaccaaactgatttaaaaaatattagtgattATTTGTGCACTTATTATGTACCAAGACATGTactaaacattttgaatatattatctaATATAATTCTTCCATCAATGCTATGAAGTGagaattatagttttataatgaTATCAGtttgcaaataagaaaactgaggcacagagataggggaaaataaacaaataattgtctCATAAGAACAGTACCAAGGCATAAATTCAGGTCTGTTTGGCCTTGAAGTTGATTTCTTCTGGAAGAGAATATAAGAGAAACTTACCAGTTCCTTGTATAagacaatttttcaaaaaattgagaatgaatttttaatgaaaactgacaattaagttcttatGGAATCCCTAAAGTACTTAATTAGCACCTAACCTAAGAGTAAAAGGAAAATCTTCTTTAAAACTTGGGTAAGACATCAGTAAAATTGCATACTAGGAAGTCCCAGGCCTTATTACCCCATGGAAATATCAGAAAACAACTACAGACtagctaaaataatttaatataagcTCTGAAAACAAAGCTTAATCAAGTGAATGTCCAATTAAGAAACAGTCACATTCAAAACTGTGGGACATTTCATAGCATTTAATTCaccttttcctcatctttcacTGATGCAGTGTGGTCTGGTCTGGAGAGGTGGCAACCCAGTTCCAAATTAACTCCCTCAAACATGAGAAATTAGAGCATATGCTATTTCTCAAAATTCTAACTGTTCTGGGTGCTGCTTGAATGATAGTTTGGCCAAATTCATAGATCAGAGGATGAAAGTGGTGTATCTTAGATCTCAGATTGTGAAAAGTGGCAGAAAGCAGTCAACACTGCTCATAAAATCTTCAGGGGGATCagatgtcagaaacatggcaaCTTGAGGAGTGCTCTTTGAAacctcccctggaagttacaacaaattgaagagctataattcaacaaaggataatCTATGCAACACACAAGCACATCTGAGAGAATTGCACatcgaaacatctgaaggtgggcaaatcgagtgaacaagggaggaaggaagggggaattGCAGAGAAGCGGGCCACGGCTGCAGGACACAGTCTGGACCTCACTGCAAtcttgggagagggaagaattcaggctgCAGGCACACTCcctgtggcccacagtcctgcccaaggaatcagcatataatacggctgaacccaaggATTGGGGCAAAGACCTCTGGGCAAAGACCCAATACAGAAGGGTGAGAACTGTGGTATAGgtcctcactgccaggcagaaaacaaagacatggagCCTGGCCACCTC contains:
- the LOC117026285 gene encoding activated RNA polymerase II transcriptional coactivator p15-like, which codes for MPKSKELVSSSSSGSDSDSEVDKKLKRKKQVTPEKPVKKQKTGETSRALASSKQSSRSRDDNMFQIGKMRYVSVRDFKGKVLIDIREYWMDPEGEMKPGRKGISLNPEQWSQLKEQISDIDDAVRKL